Proteins from one Bombus affinis isolate iyBomAffi1 chromosome 1, iyBomAffi1.2, whole genome shotgun sequence genomic window:
- the LOC126921334 gene encoding RING finger and SPRY domain-containing protein 1-like, with amino-acid sequence MGNCLCKDTPEELETYNRQNHAETENTILPESSVGTVASGDMSTTTFKFPTSANIDKLVLETLGVIGFLVDNEQEPPPAMSKLHAIADKEDGWIQVVSSMVNVIPMHNPLGPSVITLLLDDCPLPSKELVLRLSHMFQLSQKFGNVQTSATQQRNICVVLGCIAEKLAGPSSIAILSDETLDYLISNIKEDIDPYVVLYALIALEKFAQTSENKITIKKRLMAEKPNPLLELEKWATETHYIRRQVGFCARWCLDNLLVMEGRKYSHDSVDTTGINVMLNTKDVSEYLKISPNGLEARCDAYSFESVRCTFQVDSGIWYYETLVITTGVMQIGWATKDSTFLNHASYGIGDDEYSVSYDGCRRLIWYNADCERYPDRPCWKAGDILGCLLDLNKLEIIFSINGVRLRPCVQVFKTVRSGFFAAASFMSFQQCLFNFGNVPFKYPPTDREYQKFNDHATLKPEDKVVLPRHIYLDQLRKLSVREDSCTLCFDQRASVRLLPCNHRGFCQTCSNQLIECPMCRATIEEVVTDNT; translated from the exons ATGGGTAATTGCCTGTGTAAAGATACACCAGAAGAACTTGAAACATATAATAGACAAAATCATGCAGAAACTGAAAATACCATATTACCAGAATCAAGTGTTGGCACAGTTGCATCTGGTGATATGAGCACTACAACTTTTAAATTTCCAACTTCAGCTAACATTGATAAATTGGTACTTGAAACTCTTGGAGTAATTGGTTTCCTTGTTGATAA TGAACAAGAGCCACCACCTGCAATGTCAAAATTACATGCTATTGCTGATAAAGAAGATGGATGGATACAAGTTGTAAGTTCAATGGTTAACGTTATTCCTATGCATAATCCATTAGGTCCTTCAGTTATTACACTTCTATTGGATGATTGTCCATTACCATCAAAG GAATTGGTTCTACGGTTGTCACACATGTTTCAATTATCTCAAAAATTTGGAAATGTACAGACTAGTGCAACTCAACAACGTAACATCTGCGTGGTATTGGGTTGTATAGCAGAAAAGTTGGCTGGCCCAAGTAGCATTGCTATATTATCTGATGAAACTTTGGATTATCTTATTTCAAACATT AAAGAAGATATTGATCCTTATGTCGTGTTATATGCGTTAATAGCCTTGGAAAAATTTGCCCAAACTA GTGAGAATAAAATAACTATAAAGAAACGTTTGATGGCAGAAAAGCCAAATCCATTGCTAGAATTGGAAAAATGGGCAACAGAAACTCATTATATACGTCGACAAGTAGGTTTTTGTGCGCGATGGTGTTTAGACAATTTAC TTGTTATGGAAGGTAGAAAGTATTCTCACGATTCAGTGGATACAACTGGTATCAACGTAATGTTAAACACAAAGGATGTAAGCGAGTACCTGAAAATATCGCCTAACGGTTTGGAA gCTCGGTGTGATGCATATTCATTTGAAAGTGTGAGATGTACATTTCAAGTAGACTCAGGAATCTGGTACTATGAAACACTTGTTATAACTACAGGTGTAATGCAAATTGGATGGGCTACAAAAGATAGCACGTTTCTAAATCACGCAA GCTATGGTATAGGTGATGACGAATATTCTGTGTCTTACGATGGTTGTCGTCGATTAATTTGGTATAACGCAGACTGTGAAAGATATCCTGATAGACCTTGTTGGAAAGCTGGTGACATTTTAGGTTGTTTACTGGACTTGAACAAAttggaaataatattttctataaatggtGTGCGACTAAGACCGTGTGTTCAAGTTTTCAAAACAGTACG GTCAGGATTTTTTGCAGCAGCCAGTTTTATGTCGTTCCAACAATGTCTTTTTAATTTTGGGAATGTACCCTTTAAATATCCTCCTACTGATCGCGAATATCAGAAATTTAACGACCACGCTACTTTGAAGCCTGAAGATAAGGTTGTGCTTCCTAGACACATATATCTAGATCAATTGAGGAAACTTAGTGTTAGAGAGGATTCATGTACATTGTGTTTTGACCAAAGAGCTTCAGTAAGATTGCTACCATGCAATCACAG AGGATTCTGCCAAACGTGTTCGAATCAACTGATAGAGTGTCCAATGTGCAGAGCTACAATCGAAGAAGTAGTCACCGATAACACATGA